CCGAAAGCCTCGGTGAAATCGTCGAACTCGAAACTCTTGGCGATGGCATCGCGCCCCTCGACCATGCTCCACCCGTTGTCGGTCAGCGGCGTCAGCATCGTCTTGCGCGCCGTGTCGCTCAGCTTCTCGGTCATTGGTGTTCCTCCTCCGCTGTCTTCCGAAAGGGACCGTAGCCCGTCAGGACCTCGATATCCTCGTCCACGGCCGCGCCCTCCGCCTCGAGATAGTGCGCGACGGCCTGCGCGAAACCCGGATCCCCGATCCAGTGCAGCGAATGGACGGGCTTCGGCAGGTATCCGCGCGCCAGCTTGTGCTCTCCCTGCGCGCCCGCCTCCACGCGCGCGAGGCCGCGAGCGATCGCGTAATCGATCGCCTGATAGTAGCACAGTTCGAAATGCAGATGCGCATGCGCTTCGGCGCAGCCCCAGTAGCGGCCGAAAAGCGCCCGGCGCCCGATCAGGTTCATCGCCCCCGCAACCGGCTCTCCGCCGCGCAGCGCCAGGATCAGCAGGACGTCATCGCGAAGCCGGTCATGCGCCAGGTCGAAGAACGCCCGCGTGAGATAGGGCGTCCCCCATTTCCGCGCGCCCGTGTCCTGGTAGAAGTGCCACATCGCCTCCCAATGCGCGGGCTCGATCGCGTCGCCCGTGAGATGCACGATCTCGCCGCCGAACGCCTGCGCCGCGCGGCGCTCCTTGCGGATCATCTTGCGCTTGCGCGAACTCAGATCGGCGAGGAAGGCATCGAAATCGGCATATCCCCTGTTCTCCCAGTGATATTGCTGCCCCTTGCGCGCCATCAGGCCCATCGCCTCGCCCGCCGCGCGCTCGGCCTCGGTGCAGAAGGTGACATGAAGCGAACTGAGACCGTGCCGCTCGGCCATCTTCACCGCGCCCTCGACCAGCGCGGCGCGCCCGATCTCCTCATGCCCCGGCCGGGTCAGGAACCGGCGACCCGTCACGGGGGTAAAGGGCACGGCGATCTGCAATTTCGGATAGTATCGCCCGCCCGCCCGCTCATAGGCATGCGCCCAGTTGTGATCGAAGATGTATTCGCCCTGGCTGTGCCCCTTGGCATAGAGCGGTGCGACCGCGATCACCTCGTCCCCCGCCCGCGCGCACAGGTAATGCGGCTCCCACCCGGTGCCGGGCCCCACCGATCCGCTCTCCTCGAGCGCTGCGAGAAAGCGGTAGGTCGTGAACGGGTCCTCGGGCCGCCCGCCCTGCGCCGCCTCGGGGCAGGCACAGGCATCCCACGCGGCCTGCCCGATCTCGGACAGGCGGTCATGCAGGGTGACGGTGATCTCGGTCTCGGCCATGTCAGGTGAAACTTGGGGTGGTGCGGGCATGGATCAAGCGGGATGCGCCGCGAGGTATCCCTCGAAGGTGATGTTGTCCGCGCGCCGCCGCGCCACCCGCTCCTCCGCCTCGGACCGGACGGTCCAGCACAGCACCCGCGCGCCGCCTGCCCGCAACTCCGCCACCCGCGCACGGCCCAGGTCGCTCGCCTGGTGACTGACGAAACTCGCGCCCGCCGTCTCGTAATCGGGGATCTCGCGCAGCCGCCTGCGCACGTCGCGCCGCAAAAGCGGCCAGTCGGCGAGCGGGTAAGCGCAGGTGACAAGCCCGCGCGCCCGGTCCGGGCAGAGGTCCCGCAGCGCGATCACCGAATGGGGGTTGAACGACATGAGCGCCGCGTCGCCCGCATATCCCGCCAGGTCGGCGGCGATCGCGGCCTCGAGCCGGCCGTCGGTGCGGCCCATCTGGCCGTGTTGGTCCTTCACCTCGATCAGAAGCGGCACCCGCCCGGCCACCAGCGCCAGCACCTCGGCCAGCGTCGGAATCCCCTCGTCCCCGCCCTTCAGCGCCAGCGCGCCCAGCGCATCGGCATCCTGTTGCGCGATCGGCCCGCGCCGCCCGGTCAGGCGGCCCAGGTCATAGTCGTGAAAGACCATCGCCCGCCCGTCGCGCGAGGGCTGCACGTCGATCTCGATGCCATAGCCTCGCGCGATCGCGGCACGGATCGCCGCGCGCGAATTCTCGGGCCGCGCGTCGCCGAGATCATGCAGGGCCCGATGCGCGATCGGCGCGCGCAGGAACGCGTCGGGCAGC
This window of the Roseovarius sp. SCSIO 43702 genome carries:
- a CDS encoding glycerophosphodiester phosphodiesterase family protein; translation: MIPLPDAFLRAPIAHRALHDLGDARPENSRAAIRAAIARGYGIEIDVQPSRDGRAMVFHDYDLGRLTGRRGPIAQQDADALGALALKGGDEGIPTLAEVLALVAGRVPLLIEVKDQHGQMGRTDGRLEAAIAADLAGYAGDAALMSFNPHSVIALRDLCPDRARGLVTCAYPLADWPLLRRDVRRRLREIPDYETAGASFVSHQASDLGRARVAELRAGGARVLCWTVRSEAEERVARRRADNITFEGYLAAHPA
- a CDS encoding GNAT family N-acetyltransferase: MAETEITVTLHDRLSEIGQAAWDACACPEAAQGGRPEDPFTTYRFLAALEESGSVGPGTGWEPHYLCARAGDEVIAVAPLYAKGHSQGEYIFDHNWAHAYERAGGRYYPKLQIAVPFTPVTGRRFLTRPGHEEIGRAALVEGAVKMAERHGLSSLHVTFCTEAERAAGEAMGLMARKGQQYHWENRGYADFDAFLADLSSRKRKMIRKERRAAQAFGGEIVHLTGDAIEPAHWEAMWHFYQDTGARKWGTPYLTRAFFDLAHDRLRDDVLLILALRGGEPVAGAMNLIGRRALFGRYWGCAEAHAHLHFELCYYQAIDYAIARGLARVEAGAQGEHKLARGYLPKPVHSLHWIGDPGFAQAVAHYLEAEGAAVDEDIEVLTGYGPFRKTAEEEHQ